The following DNA comes from bacterium.
CGGGATTCATGTTCCCGATCGCAAACATGCCCGAGCCGGTGCAATGGCTTACCGCAGTCAATCCGATGAGGTATTTTCTGCTGATCATCCGCACGGTGTTTTTGAAGGGAGTCGGACTGGACGTTCTATGGCCGCAGTACGCGTCGCTCTTTGCGCTCGGCATCGCCATTGCGTCGTTCGCGATATCCAGGTTCAGGAAATCAATGAACTGACGGATGGGAGCTATAATAGTCGCGGTCTTAAGGGGGCGCGCATGCTTTACTTCGCTTACGCGAGCAACTTGTTCAAGGCGCAGATGGCGGTCCGCTGCCGGCAATCCGTTCCCGTCCGCGCCGCGGTGCTTGAGGGCTACCAACTCGCTTTCGTGGGAGAGAGCGTCAGGTGGGACGGCGGGGGAACCGCAACGATAATTCCAAAGGAAGGCGCGTCGGTGCCCGGCGCGCTGTACGAGCTTTCCGTCACGGACGAGCGCTCGCTGGATCGGTTCGAAGGGGTGCCCACGGTTTACGACCGGCTGGAAATCGAGATAGACGGGGAAAAGGCATACACGTACATCGGGCGATCCACGGACTTCCGCCCGCCCAGTGAACGGTATCTGGACACGATCCGCAAGGGATACCGCGACTGGGGACATCCGGAGGATCCGCTCGACGCGATTATGACTCTCGAAGATTGCGGGAACTCCGAAAAGTCCAGATTCGCGGATCCTTAGGTGCCCTTGACGACCAGAATCGGGATGTCCCCGATCTCGTGCTGGACTACCGCGACCGTCGAGCCGAAAATCCAATCCTGCACCGCGCGGTGGCCGTGGCTGCCCAGAACCAGCAGGTCGAGCTTTTCCTCGGTGGCGATTTTGACCACGCCTTTGGCAGCGTTGCCGAATCCGAGCCTGTAACGTGCGGCTCTCCCGGACGCTTCGAGTTGCTGAACCAGATTTTTCAAGTATTCTTCGTCCTCGATCGCTTCCCTGTCTTCCGCGTAACCCTCGTACACCTGCGCGGTGGCGCTTTCCACTATGTGTATAAGTATCAGCTCCGCGCCGCACTGCGAGGCGATGGGCGCGGCCTTTTCCATTATCTTGATGTCGCTTTCCTTCACTTCGAGCGCGACGCCTATCTTTTTGTATTTGGGCGAAGCGGGCAGCTTTGCCAGGTCGAGGGAGGCGGGCTTTTGCGCCTTGGTTTCGAACAACCGCCGCAGAAGCGCACGGAACGTCACGAACCCCAATAATATCACCAGCCCGATTGCAAGCGGCACGACCACAAAATCCACCCACGGCCCCGCCTTTCTCCATTCGTTTATAACCTGGTATGCGAGCCACATGTTCAATCCGATGATGACGAACGCGCATGCCCAGGCCAATACGTTAACCCAAACCGGATTTGCGAACTTGCCCATCCTTCTTTTGTCGCTCGTGAAATCTATAAGCGGCACAATCGCGAACGGAAGCTGAAGCGATAGAATCACCTGCGATAGAATGAGCAGCTTGTACGTGCCTTCGCTTCCCGAAATCCCCACCACGATAACCGCGGGGACGACCGCGATCATGCGAGAAACCAGCCGCCTCGCCCAAGGCTGCATTTTCACCCTGACGAAGCCCTCAAGGACTATCTGGCCCGCGAGAGTGCCGGTGAGCGTGGATGATTGGCCGGCGGCAAGCAGCGCGACGGCGAACAACGTGGATGCCAGCGTGGTTCCAACAAGGGGCGCGAGCAGCTCGTGAGCCTGCTGGATTTCGGTGACCTCGATTCCGCGCGCGTGGAATACCGAAGCGGCAAGCGTAAGTATCGCCGCGTTGACGAAAAACGCCGCGTTGAGCGCGATCACGGTGTCTATCAGATTGAATCGCATCGCGGCGCGTTTGCCTTCATCGGTGCGTTCAACCGCGCGGCTTTGCACGAGCGCGGAGTGGAGGTAAAGGTTGTGCGGCATCACTGTCGCGCCGAGCATTCCGAGCGCGACGTACAGGCTGTCTCCATCGATGCTGGGAATGAATCCCGCAATAAGGTCTCCCATCACCGGCGGGGAAAGCAGCATCTCGACGAAGAACGACGCGCCCACAATAAAAACGAGTGAAAGAATGAACGCTTCGAGCTTGCGGATTCCCCAGTGCTGCAGCAGCAGTATCAAAAGCGTGTCCGCAACCGTTATCGCGATGCCCCATATCAAAGGCATACCGAAAAGCAGATTGAGTCCGATCGCGGTTCCGAGCACTTCCGCCAGGTCGCACGCCGCGATCGCGAGCTCGCACAAAATCCACAGCGGGATGTTGACAATAGGCGGATAGGATTCTCTGCAAGCTTGCGCAAGGTCGCGCCTGCCCGCGATGCCCATACGGGCGCACAGCGTCTGAAGAAGGACGGCCATCAGGTTGCTCATCAGAAGAACCCAAATGAGCTGGTAGCCGAAGCGCGCGCCGCCCTCCAGATCGGTGGCCCAATTCCCGGGATCCATATACCCGACGCTTACCAGGTATGCCGGCCCCATAAACGCGAAAAGCCGGCGCCACCAACTTCCGAAAGCAGGAATCTTGACGGTGGAATGAACCTCGGACAGCGACAAGTCGTGCGATTTCGCGGTGGTTGTCATCAGTATCTGGCGCCTCTGTTCGATTTCGTTTCGAGTAGATTGAAATGGGGAGAATCCAATTTAGATACGGGGCTTGCCAGCAAGGCGCGCGTTTCGTCGGGAAGCTCGAACCATCGCAGGAGAAACTCGTGAAGCCGCTCCGCCGTCTCGTCGGCCAATCCATGCTCGATAACGCAGGCGTCCCTTTCGGCGCGCGAACGTTCGAGCCCCAGCACGTCAACGAGCAAAACGACGATGTCGCGGTGACGGTGGCGCAATTGCTCGGCCACACGCCGTCCGGCGTCGGTCAGATGCACAAGCCCGCGCTCTTCCTGCACGGCGAAGCCGGCCGCGCGGAGCCGCGCGACGGTGCGGACGACCGTGGGCGGTTTGATCCCCATCTCGGAAGCAATGTCGGTCACGCGAACGCCCGCGTCGCCTTCCCCCGAAAGGCGGAGCATCAGTTCCAGATAATCCTGTTGCACCGGAGTAAGAGCGGAAGTCGGCACTTGTCACCCTGTTGCAATTACCCTTGGGTAATAGGCTTTATCGCATAAATTTTTTTATCCTTTTTCGATGCCCGGCGGAAGCGGTCCGGAGGCCGAGCTTGCGATATAATCGCTTGGCCAGCAGGATATTTTTGTCCGACGGAGCTTTTGCCGGGTGAGTTTACGTCGCAGATTCAGGCATTCCCCCAGCATCCAGGACGTCTTCAGACGGTACTTTCTGTCGTTCACTCTTGGGCCTCTGATTCTGCTCGGCCTATATCTGGGATGGCAGTTTTACGCCGCGCTTGAACGGACTGCGATGCGCACCATTGAAGCGGACAGGCACATCGCGTCCAATTTGGCGGAGGAGTTTTTCCGCGAAAGCATGGACAGGCTGGATTTGCTTTCCAAAAGGACGACAGTGCGGGCGCTTTTCGGCGAATACGCGAAAAACTCCGGGGACGAGGGCAGCATCCTTGCCGGCTTGGAGCGCGAATTCAAACTCTTCGCACTCGAGCCGGATTCCCATGTAATGGAGCTTTTGGTTTTCGACGGCGCGACCGGCGACTGCATAATGGACATGGTTTTCAGGCCGGAGTTATCCGCTGACTCTGTCGGAAAGAATTTCAGGGAAGAGAGGCTGTTCGAATACGGCAAAACAGGCAGTTACAATCCGCCCCTGGCTTTCGACCGCAGGCTTTCGCAGGTCGCGTTATCGCAGAGCACGCCGGTTGTCCTTCCGAGCGGAAGAAGCTTCGTGATTGCGCAGCACGTGGACGCCGTGGGCTGGCTTAAAAGAACGCGCAAGCTGTTCGAAAAGAGCTGGAACACGAGCATCGCAATATTCACGATTGACGGACGAAACCTGGAATGGTCCGAAAGCCAGTCCGCCACCGTCAGGGAGTCATTCGCGTACAGTCAGGCGATAGAGCGCGCGCGTCTCGGGGAAACCGACTCCGCGCGATACTGGAATCACACGGGGGTGCTCGTCCTAGGCAGCTTCACCGTGCTTTCGGGCAAGCAGGCAATCGTCGTGGCGGAACTGCCCCTCGCCGCTTTTGTGGAAGAGATGAAAAGCACGGCAATAATTCTCGGGCCGCCCCTGCTTGTCCTTTTCCTTTCCATTTTCATTTTGACTGCGCTTCAGGCGCGCAGATTTTCCCGCCCCCTGATCCAGCTTGTTGCGCGCTGCCGCGAAATCGCCGAGGGCGACTGGGAGCGGATGGTCGCGATAAGCGGGGTAATGGAACTTGAACTTCTCGGCAACAGCTTCAACGCGATGGCGCGCGATTTGTCCACCTCGTTCAAGGAACGCGAATCAATCAACAGGTCTCTGGAGGAGGCGAACCGGCTGTTAACCAAGAAAAACGAAGAGCTTTACGAGAGCGAAACCAAATACCGCGACTTGTACGAAAACAGCTTGGACGGGCTTTACACTTTCGATCCGGATACCGGAAAGTACATCATGTACAACCGCAAGTTCTGCGAAATAACCGGTTACAGTTTTGAAGAGCTGGGCGGAATCAGCGTTGACGATATCGTTCCACCGGAGGAGCGCGCGTACGCGGACGAGCAGCGGGAACTTCGCAGGCGCGGACAGAAGCTGGATTCCCCTTACGAGCTTTACATCAAGCGGAAGGATGGAACTTATATTTACGTGGAAGTTTACAGCAGGCCGATTCCGGGAAGCCATTGCTTTGCGGGATCCGTCCGAGACGTGACGGAGAGGGTAAAACTCGAAAAAGACATCATCGAAAAAAACCAGCAGCTTGAAAAGCTGAATGAAAGCCTGGAAACTCTGGTCCAGGAGCGCACAAGGACTCTGATCGCGCTTAAGGAGCTGCACGAAAAAATAATCGCAAACGCGCCGGTGGGGCTGATGGTGGTGGACACCGAGCTGGCCGTGACGTTCGCCAACGACCTTATTCTGAAGCTTTGCGCGCCGGGCAGGATGGCCGCCGAAATATTGGGGCGGCCGCTCGATACCGAACATCCCATTCTCCCCGACCGCGCCTTTGAAAAACTCGCGGATTGCCTGCGCGGCGAATCGTTCTACAGCGAGGAAATCAAGTTCACGCCGGAAGGCGAAGAAGGCGCGTCGTACCTGGACATATGGGGCGTCCCGCTCGTCGGAGAAAACGAGGAAATCGAAGGAGCGCTGGTCATCGCCGCCGATCGCACACGCCAGGTGCAGATCAGGGAAGAGCTGGTCAAAAACCGGCGGCTTGCCGCGACCGGACAGCTGGCCGCCAGCCTTGCGCATGAAATCAACAACCCTCTGAATTCGATTCGATACAACCTTGAGCTTGCGGAAATGGACCTCGAAGATTTTGCCGAAAAGCATGCCCAAAACGGGATAGGGGCAATCGAGGAGTACCTTCACACCGTCAACCGCGAAATCGACAGGATCGGCGACATAGTCCGCAACCTTCTCGACCTTCATCGTTCTTCAAGGCTGTCGCCGATTCCTCTGGACCTCAATGCCGTAATCAACGATGTCCTCGTTCTGATGCGCAAGCAAATTTTGGAGCAAGGCGCGAAAGTCGTGTTCGAGCCGAAACACGGATTGCCGGATATCAACGGATTGTCCGGCCCGATCAAGCAAATTGTCATCAACATGATTACAAATTCCCTGCAGTCATTCGATGAAAAGCCGGGCAGAATAGACATCGCCACCGGAAGCGAGGGCGATTTCGGCTACTTCGTTGTTTCCGACGACGGCTGCGGCATCCCGCCGGAAGTGCTCCCGCGGATTTTCGAGCCGTTTTTCAGCACGAAGGGCTTGTCGGGCGTGGGGCTTGGGCTTGCCATCTGCGAAAGCATCGTGAACCAGTTCGGGGGCAGAATCGAAGTCGAAAGCGAAGTTGGACAGGGTACGCGGTTTGCCGTATACTTGCCTCTCTACAAAGATGACGGAAAGTAATCCTGAAACTCCCACAATTCTGGTGGTGGACGACGAGCTTGAAGCGCTCAAAGCGATGGCGCAGCTCCTCGAGCGCCGCGGCGGCTACCGGACGCTCATCGCGGCCAGCGGCGAGCAGGCAATGGAAGTTATGGCCGCGAACAAAGTTGACATCGTCATCACCGATTTGCGGATGCCGGGAATGGACGGGCTTGAAGTTCTTCGCCGAATCAATACGGAGTACCCGGCGGTTGACGTGATAATCTCCACGGCGTACGCAAGCGTGGACAGCGCGGTGGACGCTTTGCGCAAAGGAGCCACGGATTACCTGCAGAAGCCGAACAAACCCAAGGAAATGCTGGAAAAAGTGCGGGAAATCCTGGAGCGCCGCACCAAAACAAAGCGGCGCGAGGCCGAATTGGAAGCCGTACGAAAGCGCGACGTAACGCGTGAAAGCGAGCTTCGAAAGGCCGGCGCAATCCAGCAACGATGGATTCCCCAGGGCTACCAGGGAAGGCACATCAGCCTGGTAACGGGATACCAGAGCGCCGAGGAGCTTTCGGGCGACTTTATGGACGTGGTCGAGCTGGACGAACGCAGACTGGGTTTCGTCGTGGGCGACGTCGTCGGCCATGGACTTCCCGCGAGCCTCCAAACGGGCATCGTCCAGCGCCTTATAAAAAAAGAGATGTTGGACGGCAAGTCCGCCGCGCAGGCATTCACTTCCATCAACTCGTTCCTTTACGACGAATACCACATGGACAGCGCCTTCACCGCTTTCGCGGGCGTGTTTGACGGCGAGGAATACGTTTTAAGGTACGCAATCGGAGGGCATCCCCCTCCGATTCAGGTCACTCCTGAAGGAAAATGCTCCTTCCTAGAAACAAGCTGCCCCGGACTGCTCGTTGTACCTTCGCACGAATACGTCGAGCACGTGCTTGCGCTTTATCCCGGAGACAGGCTTTGCATTTACACGGACGGCGTGGTGGAAACCCGCAACTCGGGAGGGGATTTGTTCAGCGAAACGCGCCTGGCCACATCGCTGTTAAAGCACGCGAAAAGACCCCTTTCCGGGCTTATAGCCGCGATCGAAGACGACGTTCGCGAATTCAGGGCGGACGCGCCGATAATCGACGATTTTTCGCTTATGCTTGTCGAAATTATTTGAACGATGAGTCCGGCAAGTTTTCCACATTCCATTTTCAAAGCAATGGCCGTCGCCGTGGTGTTTGCCGCGACCGTATGTTCCTCCGGCGCAATGTCCCGCTCGGGCGATGGTTTAAGTCTGACACCCGTCCTGCCCGCGAAAATCCGATGCGAGCCGGGGGAGTACATTTCCTTTTGGAGCCTACTCGGCGCTGGCGCAAACTGGACGGTTTATCCGCCAGAGCTCGGCGAAATCGCGGGAGGAGCTTTCCGGGGAGATGCTCCTGGAGATGGATTCATCCTTGGAAGGGACGGGGACAACGCCGCCGTCGCGTCGGTGAAGGTCGAAATACTCACGCCGAGCGACCATGATATTCTGGTCGGCATAAGAAACGAGCTTACAAATCACAACCTGTTCATCAACCACATGCGCGATTCATCAGCCGCTTTCGATCGCGCGAACGCGAAGGCGGCTGCGCTTACCGGAGATTACACCGACCTCGAGGTGCGGATTGCCGCGGCGAGATTGGATTGTGATGAAGCGTATAACCTTCTTTTGATCGCCATCGAATCGTATAAAACGGACAGAAAAACGTTATTTGAATTGTTGGATGAATACGCGACGATATCGCCGCCGGGATTCAAAAAACCGGCGCCGGAGGATAAAGGAAAATCGCCGACGGTGATTCTGCCATCCGGCTTCGTTTCGGACGGAGGCATTGTCGTGTGGCCGGAACCGGTTGCCTTATACACCTGGGACGACTGGCTCGACTTTGCGTCATTGAAGATGGACATCGAATCAATTCCGGATTACGCGAAGGACAAGCTGTCGTCGGCCGCATCTTCGCTGGTTGATAAAGCAAAGAACGTGAAAGCGGCCGCCGGGAATTATGCGAAATCGCTCTCGGCAGTTCTCGAATTGATCGACAGGCAGTCATCCCTACCGGAAGAAGCGTGGAATCTTCAAAAACAGCTGGATGCGGCGCGCGAATCCAAGCTGTCGGCCTTGTACGGACTCAAAGAGCACGACAGAAGGGTGGACGAATACAAGTTGTGGTACAGGTTCAGGCGGTGGATCGAATCGCGAACCATTGTCGGCAAATCGGAGCGCGACCGGGAATTCGCGATTGATACCCAAGCCTTCCAAACCAGCCTGGAAATTTATAAGAAGGAATTGGCGGACAGCCTCGCCGCTTTGGAAAAAATCGATGCGCGTGTTGAATCCGCGCCCGCGCCGTTGCACCCGGAGCAGCTGCCTGAATTGCCTTTATCCGCCGAAATGAGGCGGCTCGTTTCGGATCCGCAAAGTTACTTCGGGCGGGGCGGATTGCTTTCATTGGAATCGCTCGACCGACTTACGAAATGGATTGAAGGGACAAGCGCGGGGCAGGTTCATGAAAACACGGGCGAAATCGCCGAGCCGGCAATCCCCGCGGGCGCGATAACCGCCGGCGGCTTGTCGGTCAATCCGATCACGCGCGAGGATTTTGCATCGCTTGAGATGATCAATCCGGCGAATTTCATCGCCGTTGCGGCGGATGCGGATTCTCTCGCAAACGCAGCCGGGCCGGAAATTCCAAGACTGCACTCGACGGACAAGCCCGTGGAGTCGGCAAGGCGCAGGCGGTTCAAGGATTTCCTGGATATGCTTCAAAATTACAACCATGAGAGCGCAAAATGGATAGAAAAAAAGATAGCGACGCGGCTCAAAGAGGCCGTCGCCAGTTCGCTTTCCACGGTAGACGCGATTTTGTCGTACATGGACTGGCGCAGAGGGTACATCACGCTTGCGCATTCGGGGGACTTGGATCGGCGGATGGCACTGGAAAGGCTTGACAGAGTCTGGCGGGAAGCCGGTGCAGGGCGAGCGTTGACCCGTAACGAGTTTTTGGATCTTTGGCGCACGCTTACATCCGTGGACGAGGGAGTCCCCCTGTCAAAAGCGCTTCTCGACGATGCGTTTGGACAGGAAGGCGGCTATTATTCCGGCGGCGGAAACCAGCGGGAGGATGCCCGGAATCATCCGCACGATTGAAATTTCAAAAACCGGGCGCTAGTAAAAGCTGCGGTAAGTCAACGGATCTTCGATAATCGCCTGGGTTCCAAGGGCGACGGACAAAAGCGGCTCCTGCGACACTTTGGTTACAATTCCGGTGTCTTTGCTGATAAGCAGGTCTATGTCGCGCAACAGCGCCCCCCCCCCGGTGAGCATTATCCCCTGCTCGATGATGTCCGCCGCAAGCTCCGGAGGCGTGTCCTCAAGCGTTTCGCGCACCGCTTTGAGAATCAAGTCTATGTTCTCCTGCATGGCCTCGCGCACTTCCGCGCTGTTTATTTCAAGGCTCTTCGGGAGGCCGGTAACCTGGTCCATGCCGCGTATTTCGGTCGTCAGCACTTCGCTTGACGGATGCGCGCATCCGATTTCGATTTTGATTCGCTCCGCGGTGCGCTCTCCAATCTGCAGGTTGTAGCGCTTGCGGGCGTAGTCCATTATCGAGCGGTCTAGCTCGTCTCCCGCGACGCGGATGGAGGTCGAAGTCACGATGCCCTCCAGGCTGATCACGGCAACCTCGGTCGTGCCGCCGCCGATGTCCACGATCATGTTGCCGGACGCCTCCGCGATGTCCATGTTGCATCCGATCGCGGCGGCCATCGGCTCCTCGATCAGGTGCGCGTGGCTCGCGCCGGCGTCCATGCACGCCTTCCAGACCGCGTCGCGCTCAACGTTCGTTATTCCGCTCGGTATTCCTATCACGACCCGGTACTTGAAAAGAAAGGTAAGAGGCTTCGCCCGCTTCGTGGCTTTGCGGATGAAGAAAGTGAGCATCGCCTTGGTTTTGTCGTAGTCGGCGATCACCCCGTCTTTGAGCGGCTTCATCGCGACGATGCGCCCGGGAGTCTTGCCGATCATGTTTCGCGCGTCCTCGCCGACCGCGAGCACCTCGTCCGTGCGCGTGTCGATCGCGACTACGGACGGCTCGCGAAGCACGATGCCGTGGCCCTTAACGTAAATGACGGTGTTGGCCGTGCCCAGGTCGACGCCGATCTCGTCGCGCATCGAAAAAACCCAGTCGCGGAGTCCGCCGAAGAGCATTTCGCGTTTACCGCATCCTCATTTCAGCCAGAAGTCCGTTAAGGTATAACACCGCCGCAAGCCTGGAAAGCGGGCTTTCCATTCCCTGGAACGTGGGAGGAAGCTTCGTCAATCCCGGATTCATGAAGAAATCCCAGAAGCTGGGGGGAGGAGGCTCGCGAAGCGTCAAATCCTCGTCGCAAAGCTCCTCGAGTTTCGCGAACGCGTCGTCGAAGCTCCCGACCTCGTCAATCAGGTGCAGCTCTTTGGCCTGCTCGCCGGTGAAAACCATGCCGGTTGCAATTTTGCGCACTTCCTCGACGGCGAGATTGCGCCCCTCGGCGACGCGCCCGATGAATTGCTCGTGCACCTCGTCCAAAAGCGCCTGAAGCATCGCCTTTTCTTCCGCGGTCATCGGACGGTTGATCGAGCCGATGTCCTTATCTTTGCCGGCCTTGATGGTCGTCGTGCCGATTCCCAGCTTTTCGAAAAGCCCGGAGAATTCCATCCCTTCGAAAATCACGCCGATGGAGCCGGTCAGTGTGCTTTGATTCGCGTAAATGAAATCTGCGGCCGTCGCGATGTAATAACCGCCGCTCGCCGCGACGTCGCCCATTGAAACGACGACTTTCTTCTTTTCCTTCGCTTTGCGGAGCGCGCTCCATATTTCATCGCTGGCCGCCGCGCTTCCGCCCGGGCTGTCAATGCGGACGATTATTCCTTTGATGGAATTGTCATCAACGTACTCGTTGATCTCCTTGACGACGCGCATGGAAGATACCCCGCCAGAGCCGCCGAACGCGCCTCCGTCCCCGCCGCTGGCCATTATCACGCCCTCGATAGTTATAAGGCCCGCCTCCGCGCCGCCGAAGGACATGGACGGCCTTGCGAATCCCTCGCCCGAACGCATCAGCGCCGTTCCCCCTATCAGCAGGGCGCAGACAATCGCAAACACGAGGAGAGCGTTGAAAAATCTCACGTTTTGGCGCATATTTCCACCTCGGACGGATTATAGCCCACTAGAGCACCACCGAGTCTTTGTCGTAGCGCACGGACTTGAACCGGAACAGCCTGTAATCGGCCCCCAAATCTATTCCGGCCTTTTTGGCCGCCGATTCGAGCTGCTTTTCCACGGTGTCAATTCCGGGCTGGTTCGGGAGCATGACGGCGCGTTTCTCCCCCTGCTCAAGCACTATTCCGAACTCCGCGGGATCGAGGACTTCCTTCGTGCATTCGCGCGGCCGCTCCAGCACGTCAACTGTGATTTCGAGCGAGTCCAATTCCTTCAATGTCACAGGCGGAAAACGCGGATCCTTGGTGGCCGCCAAAATCGCGTTGGAGATAATCTCCACACCGAGCGTGACTTCCTTGTATTCCACGGAACCCATGCAGCCGCGCAGCTGCCCTTTTTTGTGAAGCGTGACGAAACAGGCGGACTTGCCTTCGAGAATCTTGTAATACGCATGCGGCGGCGATATCCGGACGCGCGCCTCCAGGTACGACTTTATGGCGTCGTATGCAAGCTGCACGAGCGGGTTGTGAATCTTAATTTGGGCTTCCACCCTTCACCTCGATTTGAGCAACCAAGTATCCCACGCCGAACGGATCCTCGTATGAAAGCACACAAGGCGCGGCTTCGGCGCGGGAATAAAATCCCATTCCGGCGGCGAAACTGGGGGCACCGCACTGCATCGCCTTAACCAGCTCCGGTCCCGAAATTGACAGTATAGCGTCCGGATGCCAATCCCGCACCGCCGCGACCACTATTTCGTCAAACTTTTTTCCCCAAGGATCGTACTCGCGTCCCATTCCTTTCCTCGTACAATGGCTCAAATCGCCGCTGGCCACCCAGCTTAACCGCTTGGCCGGGAAGGCTTTTTGGAGAGCTTCCGCCAGCGCCGCGCCGAACTGGAAGCAAGCGATAAGCGGCGCCCATGCCAACGAAATAGGCAGAACGACCGGCCGGTACCCAAGTCTCGCCGCGGCGTCGAGGAACACCAAATAGCCCCAGTCAAGCTCGCCGGATTTGATTTCGTGGGTCTCAAGCGGTAATACCGCCGCAAGAACCGCCGCCGCAAGCTCCGGCGAGCCATCTACGGAGCGAGATACATCGGGGCATCCAAAATCGGCGAAATCGCCTCGCAGCTTTGCAGCCGAGACCACTCCCGCCCTGCCGTGCCGCGCCCGCGGATGGTGCGGCCCGCTCATTATCACGACATCCGGCGAGGCGTCCCCAACGCGCGCGGCAAGGCGCGAGAGCGCCTCGGAAGTGGCCGCAACTTCGGCAAGCCTGTCGCAGCCAATTTCTGGAACGAGAACCGGGGGGTGCGGCACGATGCCGCCGGTCACAAGCATCGGATGCGCCCTGAACCGGGCAGAACTATTTTAGCAAAGTCAGCAAGTTCGGTCCGCGCAAATCCCGCAAAGACGCCACCGCAAGTGCTCCTAAAATCAAGAGAGGTCGCGGCCCGCGCGCGCGACCCGTCACCCGAACCGCACCCTGTCCAGCGGGATAACCGGGCCGTTGCGGCATGTCGTTATTCGCTTCTCCGTTCCGTCCTCGTCCACGACCGTCGCCACGCATCCGAAGCACGCGCCTATTCCGCACGCCATCCGCTCCTCCAGCGACGCCTCGCCCGCAACCCGCCCCGCCGCCGTCCGCTGCACCGCCGCCATCATCGGGGTCGGCCCGCAGCATGCGACGTAGTCCAAATTTTCGTTTTCCAGGCAATTCGCGAGCAAGTCCACGACCGAGCCATGATGCCCGAAGCTCCCGTCATCCGTTGAGTATTTTGGAGCCATTTTTTCGCGTTCGAACAAAGGGATGCAAAGCGCCTCTTTTTTTCTGGCGCCCATGAAGAATTCCACCCGCACTTCCGGCCGCGTTTCACGCAATTTCCGGGCGAGAAAGATCAGCGGCGCGTTGCCCACGCCGCCCGCCACGAGCGCAACCTTGCGGGCGCCTTCGGGCAC
Coding sequences within:
- the sppA gene encoding signal peptide peptidase SppA; its protein translation is MRQNVRFFNALLVFAIVCALLIGGTALMRSGEGFARPSMSFGGAEAGLITIEGVIMASGGDGGAFGGSGGVSSMRVVKEINEYVDDNSIKGIIVRIDSPGGSAAASDEIWSALRKAKEKKKVVVSMGDVAASGGYYIATAADFIYANQSTLTGSIGVIFEGMEFSGLFEKLGIGTTTIKAGKDKDIGSINRPMTAEEKAMLQALLDEVHEQFIGRVAEGRNLAVEEVRKIATGMVFTGEQAKELHLIDEVGSFDDAFAKLEELCDEDLTLREPPPPSFWDFFMNPGLTKLPPTFQGMESPLSRLAAVLYLNGLLAEMRMR
- the amrA gene encoding AmmeMemoRadiSam system protein A; translation: MEAQIKIHNPLVQLAYDAIKSYLEARVRISPPHAYYKILEGKSACFVTLHKKGQLRGCMGSVEYKEVTLGVEIISNAILAATKDPRFPPVTLKELDSLEITVDVLERPRECTKEVLDPAEFGIVLEQGEKRAVMLPNQPGIDTVEKQLESAAKKAGIDLGADYRLFRFKSVRYDKDSVVL
- a CDS encoding dihydroorotate dehydrogenase electron transfer subunit; the encoded protein is MVSQLEFAAGHHLIRLACPDYGGGFLPGQFVNLKCDDTPWGRLYRPFSVLGYDVKRHEIEIYYHAAGSGTRWLAARPEGTGLKILLPLGKGFTVPEGARKVALVAGGVGNAPLIFLARKLRETRPEVRVEFFMGARKKEALCIPLFEREKMAPKYSTDDGSFGHHGSVVDLLANCLENENLDYVACCGPTPMMAAVQRTAAGRVAGEASLEERMACGIGACFGCVATVVDEDGTEKRITTCRNGPVIPLDRVRFG